Proteins found in one Neofelis nebulosa isolate mNeoNeb1 chromosome 3, mNeoNeb1.pri, whole genome shotgun sequence genomic segment:
- the LOC131507462 gene encoding growth-regulated alpha protein-like — protein sequence MARTAPRAPRLLGAALLLLLLVPAARRAAGAPVVTELRCQCLQTVQGIHLKNIQSVKVTPSGPHCAHTEVIATLKNGHEACLNPEAPMVKRIIEKMLSNSN from the exons ATGGCCCGCACCGCGCCCCGCGCTCCCCGGCTCCTCGGCGCCGCGCTACTGCTCCTGCTCCTGGTCCCCGCCGCCCGGCGCGCCGCAG GGGCGCCCGTCGTCACCGAGCTGCGCTGCCAGTGCCTGCAGACCGTGCAGGGCATTCACCTCAAGAACATCCAGAGCGTCAAGGTGACGCCGTCGGGCCCCCACTGCGCCCACACCGAAGTCAT AGCCACTCTCAAGAACGGACACGAAGCCTGTCTCAACCCCGAAGCCCCCATGGTCAAGAGAATCATCGAAAAGATGCTAAGCAA CTCCAACTGA